One segment of Porticoccus hydrocarbonoclasticus MCTG13d DNA contains the following:
- the hflK gene encoding FtsH protease activity modulator HflK, whose amino-acid sequence MAWNEPGGGKDPWGTNNSGDGPPDLDEALNKLRARFSKLFGGSADGGNNGSSGGLIAVVLAVLVIGWGLFGFYQVDEKEQAVVLRLGKYLDTVGSGLHWNPPLIDRVTKVRVTEERQYTSVGQMLTLDENIVELPLVVQYNVNDVKAFVLNVKDPEVSLRHASDSALRHVVGSTLLNDVVSSGREKVGDDVKIRLQQYLDSYDAGILVRKINIQEAKPPAEVKAAYDDVIKAREDQERLVNEAQSYANGVIPEARGKAQRMIEEALAYREQVVAEAQGETRRFEALLTEYQKAPEVTRQRLYLDSVQQVMTRSSKVLVDVEGGNNMLYLPLDKIVEKGAAASQPATLRSSDLNSIADEVMNRIRQENSSTPRREVR is encoded by the coding sequence ATGGCCTGGAATGAGCCTGGTGGTGGTAAAGATCCCTGGGGCACCAATAACTCAGGCGACGGCCCACCTGATCTCGATGAGGCGCTCAATAAGCTGCGTGCCCGCTTCAGCAAGTTGTTCGGTGGCTCCGCTGATGGTGGCAATAACGGTTCCAGTGGTGGTTTGATTGCAGTTGTCCTCGCTGTTTTGGTAATTGGCTGGGGGCTGTTTGGTTTCTATCAGGTGGATGAGAAAGAGCAGGCTGTAGTGCTGCGCCTAGGCAAATATCTGGACACCGTTGGATCCGGGCTGCACTGGAATCCGCCTCTGATTGATCGTGTCACCAAAGTGCGGGTCACGGAAGAACGTCAGTACACGTCGGTGGGCCAAATGCTCACGCTGGATGAAAATATCGTCGAGTTGCCGTTGGTTGTTCAGTATAACGTCAACGATGTCAAAGCCTTTGTGTTGAATGTTAAAGATCCTGAAGTCAGTTTGCGCCATGCATCAGACAGTGCCTTGCGCCATGTGGTTGGGAGTACCCTGTTGAATGATGTGGTCTCCAGTGGCCGTGAAAAAGTCGGTGATGATGTCAAAATCCGGCTGCAGCAGTATCTCGACAGTTATGATGCTGGCATTCTCGTGCGGAAAATCAACATCCAGGAGGCCAAGCCGCCCGCTGAAGTAAAAGCTGCCTACGATGATGTGATTAAGGCCCGTGAAGATCAGGAGCGGCTGGTTAATGAAGCGCAATCCTATGCCAACGGTGTTATTCCTGAGGCTAGGGGTAAAGCGCAGCGTATGATTGAAGAGGCGCTGGCCTACCGTGAACAAGTGGTGGCTGAGGCGCAGGGTGAAACGCGGCGTTTTGAGGCGCTGTTAACAGAATACCAAAAAGCGCCGGAAGTGACCCGGCAGCGGCTCTACCTGGATTCGGTTCAACAGGTCATGACGCGCAGTTCCAAAGTCCTGGTCGACGTGGAGGGCGGCAATAATATGTTGTATCTGCCGCTGGATAAAATTGTGGAGAAAGGTGCTGCCGCCAGTCAGCCGGCCACCTTGAGGAGCAGTGATTTGAACAGCATTGCCGATGAAGTCATGAATCGTATCCGGCAGGAAAATTCCTCTACTCCCCGAAGGGAGGTACGCTAA
- the hfq gene encoding RNA chaperone Hfq: MSKGHNLQDPFLNVLRKERIPVSIFLVNGIKLQGQVESFDQFVVLLKNTVSQMVYKHAISTIVPSRPVRLPMAADDSMDPSE; the protein is encoded by the coding sequence ATGTCAAAAGGGCATAATCTACAAGACCCTTTTTTGAATGTGTTGCGCAAAGAGCGTATTCCCGTATCTATTTTTTTGGTCAATGGCATCAAGCTGCAGGGCCAGGTTGAATCATTTGATCAGTTTGTCGTGCTGTTGAAAAATACGGTCAGTCAAATGGTCTACAAACACGCGATTTCCACGATTGTTCCTTCGCGGCCGGTACGCCTGCCGATGGCTGCAGATGACTCGATGGATCCCTCTGAGTGA
- the hflX gene encoding ribosome rescue GTPase HflX, which translates to MFFDRPKSGETAILVHLILGTEHEPEDPREFEELVLSAGGDPVALVAGQRNAPHPKYFVGKGKLDELAELVQQTCAELVIFNHNLSPSQERNLEAALKCRVLDRTGLILDIFAQRARTHEGKLQVELAQLQHMSTRLVRGWTHLERQKGGIGLRGPGETQLETDRRLLRNRIKSILGRLDKVRRQRDQGRRSRLRAEMPTISLVGYTNAGKSTLFNRLSNAEVFVANQLFATLDPTMRRLEVNGFGPVVLADTVGFISHLPHKLVEAFRATLEEAASASLLLHVVDAHSDERSTNIARVNEVLGEIDALELPTLMVYNKIDLLENPAPRLDFDEAGKPVAVWLSAQTGQGFDLLAQAIASLLSNDIVHDTYRLLPTMGRLRAMLYERKAVLAESPSDNGNMLVEICMPRPDFYRLLQSEQLTPDDLQWQPCQSPSLTRPH; encoded by the coding sequence TTGTTTTTTGATCGCCCCAAATCCGGTGAAACCGCTATTCTGGTGCATTTGATTCTTGGCACTGAACATGAGCCTGAAGATCCCAGAGAATTCGAAGAACTGGTGCTCTCCGCCGGTGGTGATCCTGTTGCATTGGTGGCAGGACAGCGCAATGCCCCTCATCCCAAGTACTTTGTGGGCAAGGGGAAGCTGGATGAGCTGGCGGAGCTTGTCCAACAAACCTGCGCGGAGTTGGTTATTTTTAACCACAATCTCTCACCCAGCCAGGAGCGCAATCTCGAGGCTGCACTAAAATGCAGAGTGCTTGATCGCACCGGCCTGATTCTCGACATCTTTGCCCAGCGTGCGCGTACCCACGAAGGTAAGTTGCAGGTTGAGCTTGCACAGTTGCAGCATATGTCTACTCGGCTGGTTCGTGGATGGACTCACCTGGAGCGGCAGAAAGGTGGTATTGGGCTGAGAGGGCCGGGCGAAACCCAGCTGGAAACAGACCGCCGCTTATTGCGCAACAGAATTAAGTCTATTCTCGGCCGTCTGGACAAAGTTCGCCGACAACGGGATCAGGGTCGCCGATCGCGGCTGAGAGCGGAGATGCCAACCATATCGCTGGTGGGTTACACCAATGCGGGAAAGTCCACACTGTTCAATCGGCTTTCGAATGCGGAGGTCTTTGTTGCCAATCAGCTGTTTGCCACACTCGATCCGACTATGCGTCGTCTTGAGGTCAATGGCTTTGGTCCAGTTGTGCTGGCGGACACCGTCGGTTTTATCAGTCATTTGCCACACAAACTGGTCGAGGCTTTTCGGGCGACGCTGGAAGAAGCAGCAAGTGCGTCTTTACTGTTGCATGTGGTTGATGCGCACAGCGATGAGCGGTCGACCAACATTGCGCGAGTGAATGAGGTGCTGGGCGAGATAGACGCTCTGGAGCTGCCGACTTTAATGGTCTACAACAAAATTGATTTGTTGGAGAACCCCGCGCCCCGCCTGGATTTTGATGAGGCAGGTAAGCCGGTAGCCGTCTGGCTGTCGGCGCAAACTGGCCAGGGTTTTGATCTTTTGGCTCAAGCGATTGCATCATTGCTGAGCAACGATATTGTCCATGATACTTACCGATTGTTGCCCACTATGGGTCGTTTGCGTGCCATGCTGTACGAGCGCAAGGCAGTGCTTGCAGAGTCCCCGTCGGATAATGGCAACATGCTGGTAGAAATCTGCATGCCAAGGCCCGATTTTTACCGTCTGTTGCAATCTGAGCAGCTGACGCCCGACGATTTGCAATGGCAACCCTGTCAAAGTCCCTCCCTCACCAGACCTCACTGA
- the miaA gene encoding tRNA (adenosine(37)-N6)-dimethylallyltransferase MiaA, whose amino-acid sequence MIETLPPAIFLMGPTATGKTDLAIALREHLPVELISVDSALIYRGMDIGSAKPPADQLAAVPHCLINIRDPSEAYSAAEFARDARQAMAEISAAGRIPLLVGGTMLYFKSLLDGLGNMPPAAPAIRAEIEDEAARRGWPFMHELLAAVDPETAKLLHPNHSRRIQRALEVYRTTGKTLSQFKREQASAGSEIDPIAQRYQLTQIGLFPHCRALLHRRIAQRFEIMLAQGFEEEVRELYRRGDLHPDLPSMRAVGYRQMWQYLSGEIDYPAMANMAQAATRQLAKRQLTWLRNWPALEQVFIDSEAGQPEKMPSLLSECLKILEKRPIYKKQDR is encoded by the coding sequence ATGATTGAAACGCTACCGCCAGCGATTTTTCTGATGGGGCCAACGGCCACAGGTAAAACGGATCTGGCCATCGCCTTGCGAGAGCATTTGCCGGTGGAGTTAATCAGTGTGGACTCCGCACTGATATACCGGGGTATGGATATTGGCTCTGCCAAACCTCCAGCAGATCAATTGGCGGCGGTGCCGCACTGCTTGATCAATATTAGAGATCCGTCTGAAGCGTATTCGGCGGCTGAGTTTGCACGGGATGCCCGTCAGGCTATGGCAGAGATCAGTGCTGCGGGGCGAATTCCCTTACTGGTGGGCGGCACCATGTTGTACTTCAAGTCGCTGCTCGACGGGTTGGGGAATATGCCGCCTGCAGCCCCCGCCATTCGTGCCGAGATTGAAGATGAGGCCGCTCGGCGAGGCTGGCCTTTTATGCACGAGTTGTTAGCAGCCGTAGATCCTGAAACAGCAAAACTGCTGCACCCCAATCATTCTCGCCGCATTCAGCGAGCACTTGAAGTTTATCGCACTACCGGTAAAACCCTCTCGCAATTCAAGCGCGAGCAGGCCAGCGCAGGCAGTGAGATCGATCCCATTGCTCAGCGATACCAGTTGACTCAGATCGGGCTTTTCCCCCATTGCCGGGCGCTGCTTCATCGGCGTATTGCCCAGCGATTTGAGATAATGCTGGCGCAGGGTTTTGAAGAAGAAGTCAGAGAGCTGTACCGGCGAGGTGACCTGCATCCCGATCTGCCGTCAATGCGCGCTGTGGGCTACCGGCAGATGTGGCAATACCTTTCAGGAGAGATCGATTATCCCGCCATGGCAAATATGGCCCAGGCGGCCACTCGTCAATTAGCCAAGCGACAACTGACTTGGTTGCGCAACTGGCCGGCATTGGAGCAGGTTTTTATTGATTCAGAAGCTGGGCAGCCAGAAAAGATGCCATCTTTGCTTTCGGAGTGCTTGAAAATCCTTGAAAAGAGACCCATATACAAAAAGCAAGACCGATAG
- the epmA gene encoding EF-P lysine aminoacylase EpmA: MADWQPTATLETLRRRAELMAAIRHFFSFRGIWEVDVPVLAKTGVTDLNIDSIPAELNGRRHYLQSSPEYQMKRLLAAGSGGIYYLGKAFRDDESGRRHSPEFTLLEWYRPGWDEHDLIDEVSSLLGELGVVTEPIKVSCREIFQKNIGLDPHTASLEVLQQEATALSGSDFTAVSRNSCLDLLFSLGVEPTLPDGLVFVYDYPLCQAALACRGEDFSGVPVARRFEAFLNRMELANGYYELTDAVEQRSRFESDLALRTAAGKPAMPVDLQLLDAMEAGLPACAGVALGVDRLLMQLLSLTDIRQVLPFGMRCNVND; the protein is encoded by the coding sequence ATGGCTGACTGGCAACCGACGGCGACACTTGAAACGCTTCGCCGTCGTGCTGAGCTGATGGCGGCCATACGCCACTTCTTCAGCTTTCGCGGCATCTGGGAAGTGGATGTGCCGGTATTGGCAAAAACCGGTGTCACGGATCTCAATATCGATTCGATTCCGGCAGAGCTGAATGGTCGGCGCCACTATCTGCAGAGTTCCCCCGAATATCAAATGAAGCGCCTGCTCGCCGCTGGCAGTGGCGGTATTTATTATTTGGGGAAGGCCTTCCGTGATGATGAGTCTGGTCGGCGTCACAGCCCCGAGTTCACACTCCTCGAGTGGTATCGGCCCGGTTGGGATGAGCACGACCTGATTGACGAGGTGTCCTCATTGTTGGGTGAGTTGGGGGTAGTGACTGAACCCATCAAGGTGTCCTGCCGTGAGATTTTTCAGAAGAACATCGGGCTGGATCCTCATACAGCATCCCTTGAGGTGCTGCAGCAGGAAGCTACAGCGCTTTCGGGAAGTGACTTTACTGCGGTCAGTAGAAACAGCTGCCTCGATCTTCTGTTCAGTCTTGGCGTCGAGCCGACACTCCCCGATGGACTGGTTTTTGTTTATGACTATCCTTTGTGTCAGGCCGCTTTGGCCTGTAGAGGAGAGGATTTCTCAGGTGTTCCCGTGGCGCGACGCTTTGAGGCTTTCCTGAACAGAATGGAGCTGGCCAACGGTTACTATGAGCTGACAGATGCTGTAGAGCAGCGCTCCCGTTTTGAATCAGATCTGGCTTTGCGGACAGCGGCCGGAAAGCCAGCCATGCCGGTTGATCTTCAGCTTCTGGATGCCATGGAAGCGGGTTTGCCTGCATGCGCCGGAGTTGCTCTCGGTGTCGATCGTCTGTTGATGCAGTTGCTCTCACTGACGGATATTCGTCAGGTTCTCCCATTTGGTATGCGGTGTAACGTAAATGATTGA